From Hylaeus volcanicus isolate JK05 chromosome 2, UHH_iyHylVolc1.0_haploid, whole genome shotgun sequence, the proteins below share one genomic window:
- the LOC128884732 gene encoding triosephosphate isomerase: MGRKFFVGGNWKMNGTKSEIDGIVAFLKTGPLDPNVDVVVGVPSIYLTYVKNILPSNVSISGQNSYKVAKGAFTGEISPAMLLDNGIPWVILGHSERRNVFGETDELVADKVAHALEVGLKVIACIGEKLEERECGKTEEVVFRQTKAIADKIKSWDNVVVAYEPVWAIGTGKTATPQQAQEVHDKLRDWFCKNVNPTVAETIRIIYGGSVTADNAKDLAKEKDIDGFLVGGASLKPDFVQIVNAKQ; encoded by the exons ATGGGTCGTAAATTCTTTGTTGGTGGTAATTGGAAAATGAATGGTACCAAAAGCGAAATAGATGGTATCGTAGCCTTTTTAAAAACGGGTCCGCTCGATCCAAATGTTG ATGTTGTCGTTGGTGTACCATCGATATATTTGACGTACGTGAAAAACATATTACCTAGCAATGTTAGCATTAGTGGGCAAAATTCATATAAAGTTGCAAAAGGAGCATTTACTGGAGAAATCAGTCCTGCTATGCTTTTGGACAATGGAATTCCATGGGTAATTCTTGGTCATTCGGAACGTAGAAACGTTTTTGGTGAAACAGATGAATTAGTAGCAGATAAGGTGGCTCATGCTTTAGAAGTTGGACTaaag gTAATTGCTTGTATCGGGGAAAAGTTAGAAGAGCGCGAATGTGGAAAAACTGAAGAAGTAGTCTTCAGACAAACTAAGGCTATTGCAGATAAAATCAAATCTTGGGACAATGTAGTTGTCGCTTATGAACCGGTATGGGCAATTGGAACAGGCAAGACAGCCACACCTCAGCAAGCTCAAGAAGTTCATGACAAACTGAGAGACTGGTTCTGTAAAAATGTCAATCCAACGGTTGCAGAAACTATTAGGATTATATATGGCGGATCAGTGACAGCAGATAATGCAAAAGATCtggcaaaagaaaaagatatcgATGGATTCTTAGTTGGAGGAGCATCTTTGAAACCTGACTTTGTACAAATTGTTAATGCAAAACAGTGA